The Musa acuminata AAA Group cultivar baxijiao chromosome BXJ2-5, Cavendish_Baxijiao_AAA, whole genome shotgun sequence genomic interval CATCCGGTTCCTCTCTATCTACATCAGACCACACAGATCACGGCTTCCACCACCGTTCATTGCCTATAAAGACCCTCCTCATCGCATCTCAATTCCCGTCGAAGACGACACCGAGAGGAATGGCGCTGTTCATTCCCCAGACCACCACCACCACGGtttccctctttcttctccttgCCACCACATTGTTCTCCCTCCTCCATGCAGCCGGTGACAAGGGCCATGGCTCACTGGTACTGGGTCTGACCCATGTCAGAGCTGTCTCACCTCCTCGAGTTGCAGCTGTGACCACGGACATGATCGAGCCTCTCAGAGGATTCAGAGATGGCTATCTGATTTCCTTGAACCTGGGCACGCCACCGCAAGTCATCCCGGTCTACATGGACACCGGGAGCGACCTCACTTGGGTCCCCTGTGGGAACATCTCCTTCGAGTGCATGAACTGCGACGACTACCGCCACCACAAGCTGATCGCCGCCTTCTCTCCCTCTTACTCTTCCTCGTCGCTGCGAGACCTGTGCACCAGCCCCCTGTGCGCTGACGTCCACAGCTCCGACAACCCCTACGACCCATGCGCCGTGGCTGGGTGCTCCATCAGCACCCTCGTGAGCGGCGGCTGTCCCCGGCCATGCCCTTCCTTCTCCTACACGTATGGCGCAGGAGGGCTGGTCGTCGGCAGCCTCACGAGGGACACCCTGAGAGTCCACACCCAGTCGAGTGCTGCCACCAGAGAGGTCGCAAGCTTTTGCTTCGGGTGCGTCGGTTCCACGTTCAGGGAGCCCATCGGCATCGCGGGGTTTGGGAAGGGTGCACTCTCCCTTCCCTCGCAGCTCGGCTTCCTCCGAAAGGGCTTCTCTCACTGCTTCTTGGCGTTCAAGTACGTCGACAACCCCAACTTCACCAGCCCTTTGGTCGTAGGGAGTCTTGCAATCTCCTCCAAGGAGTACTTCCTCTTCACCCCTATGTTGAAGAGCCCGACGTACCCCAACTACTACTACATCGGACTAGAGGGCATAAGCATCGGCAACGACACCATGGCCATTGCACCATCGAACCTCAGAAGCTTCGATCCAGAAGGCAATGGGGGGATGCTGATCGACTCTGGGACGACCTACACTCACCTGCCGGAGCCGTTCTACTCTCTCCTCCTCTCGAAGATGGAGTCGACGATCGTGTACACGAGATCGAACGAGTACGAGCGGAGAACCGGGTTCGATCTCTGTTACGAGACTCCTTGCTCCGATGGCTCCTGTTCGGACAATCTCCCCTCAATTACCTTTCACTTCCTGAACAGTGTGAAGCTCTCGTTGCCGAAGGATAACTGCTTCTACGCAATGAGTGCTCCCAGGGGCTCCATGGTGGTGAAGTGCTTTCTCTTCCAGATAATGGATGATGGGGGCTACGGTCCAGCTGGTGTCTTTGGGAGCTTTCAGCAGCAGAACATGGAGGTTGTGTATGACTTGGAGAAGGAGCGAATCGGCTTCCAGCCTATGGACTGTGCTTCTTCTGCTGCCAGATACGGGCTCCATCAGAAGTAGCTGTCGATTCTTCGAGCTTTCCAGTTAGAATAAgaagtggagaagaagaagaaagtgtgGCTGTGGAGCCCTGAAGAGTCTTCAACTTTCTACCATTGGACAGACATGGCACTTCTTTGGAAGGATTGAGGTGATGAGTGGAAGTTTTCTCATTGTCTGAAGTGATGATGCAATCATGTAAACAATCTATGGATTATTGGAAGACAAACCAATCATGTGTCAGTGTGAGTTGGTGAGGGATTGTTAACTCAAAGTATTGTGTTTGAATCAGTTGAATCATCTCTTTCTTCTGATTACTTAACTGTGACCTCCTAAGAAAATGGTGTTTGCTCATCAAACTAAACAAGAATATTTGGTTGGGTTAGAGCAGCTAACAAAGTATTGATGCAGGAACTGCATAAGAATGGGTCTGTCTGCTTAATTCACTGAAaaagacaaagaaaaagaaagaatcttcaATCTACTTTGCTTTTGTAATTAACCAGATAAAGGTGCCAATATATTCTTATGCCCATGCTGTGTAAAGCCACTGCCACAGAATAAACTGCTGCTGAAGCTGTCCAacttaatttcagaaaatatataatattatgatgTTGACATATTTAAATGCAAGAAGTACATGCAAATGATTGTTCATGGATCATAAGCATGACAGTGAATTTAACTTTATGAAAGATTTCAGAACCATAAAAACACCATATTCTTGTAAATGATTGGGGAATTCAATGAATGTTTGACCTGAAAACACATTAAGTATTCGCAGCTTGCTTCCTACATCCATGAGACTACACAAAGGAGCTATAAACTGGATGATGCATAGAACAAGACACATGTTTTTACTTCACAGAACTAATTGTTGGAATCATAACAGGGGATGGAGAAACTGACTGTTAATTTCTTCTGCACAAATGGCAGATCATTCTTAGGCTAAACTTAGTGCACAACAGTATATACCATAAGTAACAAGAGAAAATGAGGAGAAAAAGGCCTTTATATGTTTATTTGGGTGAAGCCTACTGTTCTTCCCTTCAAAGTGGTCTGTGAACCAGAACTCCCAACGCTAATTTAATTGGATCATCTTAAGTCTTTTCTCTTTCTTGAGATCCTAAGATTGGACCTTTTTACATGTGAAAATCCATTAATACCatgtattattatcatttatttttgtttAAACAAACTGATATATGATACTCAAAAAATGATGTATGAGTTCTCTAAAGTTACAAATGTACTTGCTGGGTGCAAACATTCTACAGTCATGAATCTTGATCAATTAGATTATACAGATGATATGATTATCAAGATAAACATTGATACTTTGCTACTACATCTATACAACTAAATAATTTTATTCCAGTTGACTTCTAATCTATGGTACTAGATCTGAGATAAATCCTTCTGGGCACAATCTCGTGAACAAGTCCGTATAAAGAGTGTTTAGTGTAGTATTTATGTAtgtttatattttttgattttattcaTGTTTTTGTACAGTACATAAAGGATTTATAATAGGTTTGACAACCCTATGTTAAAAGGTTCTTAAGTTGATCTTTTCCGAATGAATATATAAAAATCtcatatgatttagataaaattaaCAAAATTCGTGACATAACTTTAAAATATTGAAAAGGCAAGAAATGTCATATTAGACAGGCCAATAAAACTTGGCAAGAAGAAAGATAGATTGAACTGCTATGCATCCATCTCACAAACCTCACCCATTCCACACAGGACAGTGGTTCTCTCAATCAACAAAACAAAGCATCTCTGACACAAAGTAAATGCCACCTCTCCTCTAAGGAGATTTAGTTGTTCAGTATCTCAAATCTCTCTGCACTAACACAATCACTTTCGTGACACTGTTTCGAATGTGGTATACACAGAGAGCATCTTCCTCCATGAGCTTCTTCTAAAGCAATCATGACATGAGAGTCACAGCAGAGATTCCCACAGGCCCAGTATGATTCATGATTGGAAGTAAGAATGGGTGATCAAAGATGAGGTTTCCTGCAATGATTCCAAACCAGTGGTGAATGCACAACAAAGCCACCCTTTTCCTtttcccctccccctcccctgGCCCAGTGCTTGACATTTATGGCCATGTTCTTGTTCATTTATTCTGGAGCTTCTGCACCCTGCCAGTGACTAAACCAAGGATTGAGCTGGCAAGCATGTTGATGGCAGCAGCCAAGCCGTCCATGGACTGCATACCCATCACTGACTTCGACTCCTCAAGTTTGGCCTTCCTCCTCTCTATGCTTATGAGATCCTTGTGCCTCACCTCCTCCTGCTTCTCACCTGCTTGGAGTGCCTCTCCCATAATGGAAGCACATTTCATGATTGCAGAACTGAGCTCGAGGGTGTTGCTGCTGCTTCCTTCTCCTCTTTTCCTCTTTCTTTGCGGTGAGATTGGATGCTCACTATCTTCGGAATCTGAGCTATCACAGCAAGCCAGAATACAGACCAATAGCAATGTAAAGGAAGAAAGATCACAATATGACCAAGCAGGTAGATTGCTAAAAGCATTAGCAGCAGAGGAAAGAGAGCTACAGACTTTTGAGTGATCAGCAACATTTTGATGCTCTCTGAAACAACTATTTACGCGAGACAGAGTGTCGAACCTGTGGTGGTCACCGGTCGAGCATGTAGTGGAGCTGGTGATCCTGCACCTGGGCCGCGTCTCCGCTTCTCTTCCATTGGTCTTCCAGGGGGGCCAGATGCAGCACCGCTCCTCTTCCTCTGCACTACCTCGGTTAAAGCTTCATATACCTCAGGCAAGACATTGGAGGGCAGATTCCTTTCCTTCCTATCGTTCTTCTCGAGGTTCCAATAAGATAAATCTGGGTTTCCTCCGACGCTCGGGCTCGTCTCGTATGCTCTGACCTTGTTGTAATCCCTCATGAGATTGTCCCACCTGTCGTTGCACTGGTTTTGGCTCCTGTAGCAGCCACGTCCCCAGCAGCGATCCTCCACCCATTTCCACCTCATCTCTTGCGGTCTACCGCTGCTGCCTCGAGGCAGCTCCTTCAACCTCTGCTCCCTCCTCTCGCAATCCATCTTCTTTGCCTGGATCAGAACCATCGTCTCGTCGAGCGTCCAGTTCCCTTTCCTGTACTCCCTACTTTTGTCTCCTCTTCCCACCACAACGAAAACATTCTTCTCCATCTCCTCGTGTCTTTTCGTTGTGAGGCTATGGATCGCATGCAGATGAAGTAGAAGAGCGCAGACAAAGGAACATAGGTTGGTGATCGCATGCAGATAAAATAACAagcaggaagagaaaaaggaacacGGCTTATGGGTCTCACGGAGTCTTCAACCTCCAAGCCTCACTGGGAAGAGAGAAGATGACAAGAACatcataagaatatatatatatatatatatttctgatgGCATTGGTGAAAGAAAAATTCTCACCGCCCACCGCATTACTGATGTAATAAAAACTGACAATAAATGATATCGCTGTTCCAATGTCTTACCTCATAATTGGGGATGCACCACAATCAATTAATTGTACTTGCATTGTCATGCGATGGAGGGAAGATGAAGTTACGCGATGCAACAGTGTCTTAGTAAGCAACGATGAGGAGGGTGAGAAGGTACTGAGATCTTACGATAGAACGTAGGCAAAGGGACAATCATAAAAGACGATGGCAATTATGATGATGAGATGGATTGTGGAAGAAGCAAACAGGCGATCATGACGAGTAAAATGCTAAAGATAGCGAcgctatgaaaataaaataaaaaggtccGTTCTGAGAATTTtctcatatatttttaattttgaaatgAATTTAGTAACTCTTTGTTTTAGCCATATAACGACTGCCACAAAAGGTTGCACGAAAATAACAGGCGATATATTCGTATCGGATATATCATTAACGCCAACCGCTGGTCTTGAAGGCGACCTGCAGATTGGACCACAAaccccctccctccctctctcttctGGCAATCGCCTCAAAATTTCCCCCGAAACCCTCATTGTCCTCTCGCGGCAGATCCAGTCCGGCAATCTCCCTTGGGATGGCCTCCAACGGGAGCTCCGCGGTACGTTATTTCTGGATCTTGGTGTTTTCGGTCTCCGATTAGGGTTGTCGCTCGCTCCTTTTTGATCTATCTCACGCGCAAAAAACACCACATGTTTTTGGGGCTTTATTTTTTGGTCATTCCAGAGGGTTGAAAGCACTGAGAGCAGCTTGGAGAGGATCAAGCGCCAGCTTACGTCGGGATCGGGGAGGTACCTGCTGCAGGGCCCGCTTCTCAAACGATCGGAGACGGTGTGGCTCCTCGGATCTCTTGTTGTTCTTGAAATTCTTGTTTCAGTGCCATTTTCTGCTCTGTTTTGTTCGAAGTTGGAAATTTACGACACTTTGATGTTGTTTTTATATTCATCAGGTCGAATCTTGGATCCTATAttgttttcttgaacatttaGGGTTTTTGGAATTTTATACTTCATCTGGGAGAATGAGGCATTGCCTTCTTAATTCACGAGTTGTGGTAGTGCATGCTAGATATACAAACCTGATCAAGGAAAGGACATGGTAGAAAGCCTTAAAGACATCTTATGACCGTAACTTGTTCACATTTATACATGCTCTAGGACCTCACTATGCGTTGCGTAAGCCTGTTCTGTTGATATTACGTCCTCCTCAGTTGTTCTTGAAGGATTTTTGAGTGGTCTTCCCATTTTACTTAAAGATTTTATAGTTGTGTTCCTTGCAAATCTGCCAGGACCATCACATGCAGATTCTCCACAATCTGTTTTGTTGTTGTTATCAGTTGTTATGATGTCACCAGCTTCCTGTATTTGATATATTAACCTCTTTTGGAAATATACATAAGTGATGATGTTGAGAGAGCATTGTTTGGAATATTATACAATTGACGCAGGATATAAGTAGGAAGCTATAGAAATGTATTATCCTAGAGTTGAAGTGGCTACTGATAAAGTTCTTTGCTGTATCATGAGTACGCATGCCATTTACATAGTTACACATTGTAGCTTGTTGCACTAGAGAACAAGAATGCAAATATGTTCACAGATTGTGTTGGTATCCAGACCGAGTTGATTTGATTGGTATCGTAGTAACGTTCAAGTTCAATGGAGAAGTCACATTACTTTTGTGAATcacaaaaatatcaaatatacAACATTTGCTGCTTGGACTCAGGTATAACTGTAGTTTCTGGAAGTTGGTCAAGAATGACTGACTCAATCTGGAACAAACAGGTGAATGTAGAATTTAAGATACTCTAGATTTGATAAAAAATTCAATATATTGGTCTGCCATGCTGCAAAGGAAATTTATTACAGTTGTGTTTTATCATTTgaaatatatgtattaatatgTGCATCATAGAAGTTTGGAGTTGATTACCTATGTATTTAATGGGTTCTCAAGAACTCCTGTCGGTAAACACTCATGAAGTCTTCCAGATACGTGGGAAAAGCATGTTGCTTACACATTTGATGTTGAAAAAGGTGAACCCAATATATCCAGCCTTACCCCTTCAAATAAAACGGCTGTTTCTCTGATTTGAACTGTGCTCATTCAGGTCGCCAAGGTT includes:
- the LOC135612038 gene encoding probable aspartyl protease At4g16563 isoform X2, with amino-acid sequence MALFIPQTTTTTVSLFLLLATTLFSLLHAAGDKGHGSLVLGLTHVRAVSPPRVAAVTTDMIEPLRGFRDGYLISLNLGTPPQVIPVYMDTGSDLTWVPCGNISFECMNCDDYRHHKLIAAFSPSYSSSSLRDLCTSPLCADVHSSDNPYDPCAVAGCSISTLVSGGCPRPCPSFSYTYGAGGLVVGSLTRDTLRVHTQSSAATREVASFCFGCVGSTFREPIGIAGFGKGALSLPSQLGFLRKGFSHCFLAFKYVDNPNFTSPLVVGSLAISSKEYFLFTPMLKSPTYPNYYYIGLEGISIGNDTMAIAPSNLRSFDPEGNGGMLIDSGTTYTHLPEPFYSLLLSKMESTIVYTRSNEYERRTGVKLSLPKDNCFYAMSAPRGSMVVKCFLFQIMDDGGYGPAGVFGSFQQQNMEVVYDLEKERIGFQPMDCASSAARYGLHQK
- the LOC135611654 gene encoding trihelix transcription factor ASR3-like; the protein is MEKNVFVVVGRGDKSREYRKGNWTLDETMVLIQAKKMDCERREQRLKELPRGSSGRPQEMRWKWVEDRCWGRGCYRSQNQCNDRWDNLMRDYNKVRAYETSPSVGGNPDLSYWNLEKNDRKERNLPSNVLPEVYEALTEVVQRKRSGAASGPPGRPMEEKRRRGPGAGSPAPLHARPVTTTDSEDSEHPISPQRKRKRGEGSSSNTLELSSAIMKCASIMGEALQAGEKQEEVRHKDLISIERRKAKLEESKSVMGMQSMDGLAAAINMLASSILGLVTGRVQKLQNK
- the LOC135612038 gene encoding probable aspartyl protease At4g16563 isoform X1; its protein translation is MALFIPQTTTTTVSLFLLLATTLFSLLHAAGDKGHGSLVLGLTHVRAVSPPRVAAVTTDMIEPLRGFRDGYLISLNLGTPPQVIPVYMDTGSDLTWVPCGNISFECMNCDDYRHHKLIAAFSPSYSSSSLRDLCTSPLCADVHSSDNPYDPCAVAGCSISTLVSGGCPRPCPSFSYTYGAGGLVVGSLTRDTLRVHTQSSAATREVASFCFGCVGSTFREPIGIAGFGKGALSLPSQLGFLRKGFSHCFLAFKYVDNPNFTSPLVVGSLAISSKEYFLFTPMLKSPTYPNYYYIGLEGISIGNDTMAIAPSNLRSFDPEGNGGMLIDSGTTYTHLPEPFYSLLLSKMESTIVYTRSNEYERRTGFDLCYETPCSDGSCSDNLPSITFHFLNSVKLSLPKDNCFYAMSAPRGSMVVKCFLFQIMDDGGYGPAGVFGSFQQQNMEVVYDLEKERIGFQPMDCASSAARYGLHQK